One Megasphaera vaginalis (ex Bordigoni et al. 2020) DNA window includes the following coding sequences:
- a CDS encoding electron transfer flavoprotein subunit beta/FixA family protein yields the protein MEILVCVKQVPDTAEVKIDPVKHTVIRAGVPNIFNPFDQNALEAALQLKDNQGATVTLLSMGPPQAVEVLREGLAMGADDAYLLTDRKVGGSDTLATGYCLAQAVKKVAEIKGIEQFDIILCGKQAIDGDTAQVGPQVATELGIPQITYAAHIDVDGTKVTVKQQNEEGYIVTEANFPVLITAVKELNEPRFPTIRGTMKAKRREIPTLSAEDIKVDESLIGLSGSPTKVRKIFTPPQRTQGLIIKEEDPSVAVATLMEKLTAQKII from the coding sequence ATGGAAATATTGGTATGTGTCAAACAGGTTCCGGACACGGCAGAAGTAAAGATTGATCCCGTAAAACATACGGTCATTCGCGCCGGCGTTCCTAACATTTTCAACCCCTTTGACCAGAATGCTCTGGAAGCAGCTCTGCAGTTAAAGGATAACCAGGGAGCAACGGTAACATTGCTTTCGATGGGGCCACCCCAGGCTGTCGAAGTATTGCGCGAAGGCTTGGCAATGGGTGCTGACGATGCTTATCTCCTCACAGACAGAAAGGTCGGCGGTTCCGATACGTTGGCTACAGGCTATTGCTTGGCACAGGCTGTTAAGAAAGTTGCTGAAATTAAAGGTATCGAACAGTTTGATATCATTCTTTGCGGCAAGCAGGCCATTGACGGCGATACGGCTCAGGTCGGTCCGCAGGTTGCTACTGAATTGGGCATTCCGCAGATTACCTATGCTGCTCATATTGACGTTGACGGCACCAAAGTTACGGTTAAACAACAGAACGAAGAAGGCTACATCGTAACGGAAGCTAACTTCCCTGTTTTGATCACTGCAGTTAAGGAATTGAATGAACCTCGTTTCCCGACCATTCGCGGCACAATGAAAGCAAAACGTCGTGAAATCCCGACGCTTTCTGCAGAAGATATTAAAGTTGATGAATCGCTCATCGGCTTGTCCGGGTCTCCGACAAAGGTTCGCAAAATTTTCACTCCGCCTCAGAGAACACAGGGTCTCATCATTAAGGAAGAAGATCCGAGTGTAGCTGTAGCAACGTTGATGGAAAAATTGACTGCACAAAAGATCATATAA
- the leuS gene encoding leucine--tRNA ligase yields the protein MEKYIPQEIETKWQKIWQENHSDCCPDDNGKPPYYVLEMFPYPSGNLHMGHVRNYTIGDVIARYRRMNGFNVLHPMGFDAFGMPAENAAIKRNIPPKEWTYSNIANMERQQKALGLSYDWEREVATCHKEYYKWTQWIFELLYKKGLAYRKEAKVNWCESCNTVLANEQVIDGKCWRCDHDVVKKDLKQWFFKITDYADRLLADLNLLEGWPDRVKVMQRNWIGRSEGANFFFDIPEIGEKVEMFSTRIDTVFGSTFVVLAPEHPFVERLIKGKPNEQALRTFIGQMKNQSDLERTSNEAEKVGMFTGAYAVNPLNNEQVPIWIANYVLADYGTGAVMGVAGHDQRDYEFCKKYGIPIHYVIDDPEGNYDFSGNGDTAFTGEGVLMNSGEFNGLTIEEGQKAITKWLEEHHCGKGTVNFRLRDWLISRQRYWGAPIPVIYCEKCGEQLVPEEQLPVELPEDVQFTAGAVSPLATSEKFIHCTCPKCGGPAVRETDTMDTFVCSSWYYLRYTDARNTAKPWDPQKANHWMNVDQYIGGIEHAILHLLYSRFLMKVFHDEGFAEAVEPFERLLTQGMVLKDGSKMSKSKGNVVSPEEILEKYGADTARLFILFAAPPERDLEWSDQGVEGSYRFLNRVWRIAHQFAALAKSGDVGRRDYTEAERELRLKEHASIAKVSADVQGQNGTYALNTAVSAIMELVNAMYAYSNEHTDIHHDVAAEVNTNLLKLLAPFTPHIAEELWHLIGGAGSIHAQTWPQVDEAALVVNSIELPIQINGKVRERITVTPDIGPDILKEKVLAMPRVQEFIGNKNVVKFIVVPKKIINIVIK from the coding sequence ATGGAAAAGTACATTCCCCAGGAAATAGAAACGAAATGGCAGAAAATATGGCAGGAAAATCATAGTGACTGCTGTCCTGACGACAACGGCAAACCGCCGTACTATGTATTGGAAATGTTTCCTTATCCCTCCGGAAATCTTCATATGGGTCATGTGCGCAACTATACGATCGGTGATGTCATTGCCCGTTATCGTCGTATGAACGGATTTAATGTCCTTCATCCCATGGGATTTGATGCCTTCGGTATGCCGGCGGAAAATGCGGCTATTAAACGGAATATTCCGCCTAAAGAATGGACCTACAGCAATATTGCGAATATGGAACGGCAGCAGAAGGCGCTCGGCCTTTCGTATGACTGGGAGCGTGAAGTGGCGACATGCCATAAAGAGTACTATAAATGGACACAGTGGATTTTTGAACTTCTTTATAAAAAAGGATTGGCTTACCGCAAGGAAGCGAAAGTAAACTGGTGCGAGTCATGCAACACGGTATTGGCCAACGAACAGGTTATCGACGGGAAATGCTGGCGTTGTGATCACGATGTCGTTAAAAAAGATCTGAAACAATGGTTCTTTAAAATTACGGATTATGCCGATCGCCTTTTGGCCGACTTGAACTTGTTGGAAGGTTGGCCCGACCGCGTCAAGGTCATGCAGCGTAACTGGATCGGCCGCAGCGAAGGCGCTAATTTTTTCTTTGATATCCCGGAAATCGGGGAAAAGGTGGAAATGTTTTCGACCCGTATCGACACGGTTTTCGGTTCGACTTTCGTCGTTTTGGCTCCGGAGCATCCCTTTGTCGAACGGTTGATCAAAGGCAAGCCCAATGAACAGGCGTTGCGAACATTTATTGGGCAGATGAAAAATCAGAGCGATCTGGAACGGACGTCTAATGAAGCGGAAAAAGTCGGCATGTTTACCGGTGCTTACGCCGTTAACCCGCTGAATAACGAACAGGTGCCGATCTGGATTGCCAATTACGTTTTGGCTGATTACGGTACTGGCGCCGTCATGGGCGTTGCCGGTCATGATCAGCGCGATTACGAGTTCTGCAAAAAATATGGCATTCCTATTCATTATGTCATCGACGATCCTGAAGGTAACTACGATTTCAGCGGTAACGGCGACACGGCATTTACCGGCGAAGGCGTATTGATGAATTCGGGAGAATTTAACGGCCTGACGATCGAAGAAGGGCAGAAGGCCATTACAAAATGGCTGGAAGAACATCACTGCGGCAAAGGGACCGTTAATTTCCGTTTACGGGATTGGCTTATCTCCCGTCAGCGATATTGGGGTGCTCCCATTCCCGTCATTTATTGTGAAAAGTGCGGTGAACAGTTGGTGCCGGAAGAACAGCTTCCCGTAGAACTTCCGGAAGACGTCCAGTTTACGGCAGGTGCCGTTTCTCCATTGGCAACGAGCGAAAAGTTCATCCATTGCACTTGTCCGAAATGTGGCGGTCCCGCTGTTCGCGAAACGGATACGATGGATACGTTCGTCTGTTCGTCATGGTATTATCTTCGTTACACCGATGCACGCAATACAGCGAAGCCCTGGGATCCGCAGAAAGCCAATCATTGGATGAATGTCGATCAATATATCGGCGGTATTGAGCATGCGATTCTGCATTTGCTGTATTCCCGCTTTTTGATGAAGGTATTTCATGATGAAGGGTTTGCAGAAGCTGTTGAACCTTTTGAGCGATTGCTGACGCAGGGCATGGTGCTGAAAGACGGCAGCAAGATGTCCAAATCGAAGGGGAACGTCGTTTCTCCGGAAGAGATACTGGAAAAATACGGCGCTGATACGGCGCGTCTTTTCATCCTTTTTGCGGCCCCTCCGGAACGTGATCTGGAATGGTCCGATCAGGGCGTTGAAGGTTCTTATCGTTTTCTGAATCGCGTTTGGCGCATTGCGCATCAGTTTGCCGCCTTGGCAAAGAGCGGCGATGTGGGCCGGCGGGATTATACGGAAGCGGAGCGGGAGTTACGCTTGAAAGAGCATGCATCTATTGCCAAGGTGAGTGCCGATGTACAGGGGCAGAACGGTACATATGCGTTGAATACGGCTGTCAGTGCAATTATGGAGTTGGTTAACGCCATGTATGCCTACAGTAATGAACATACCGATATTCATCACGATGTAGCCGCAGAGGTAAACACCAATTTGTTGAAGCTGCTGGCGCCGTTTACACCGCATATCGCTGAAGAATTATGGCACCTGATCGGTGGGGCGGGAAGCATTCATGCGCAAACCTGGCCGCAAGTGGATGAGGCGGCTTTGGTCGTCAACAGTATTGAACTGCCGATCCAGATTAACGGCAAAGTCCGCGAACGAATTACGGTAACGCCGGATATCGGTCCGGACATACTGAAGGAAAAGGTATTGGCTATGCCGCGCGTGCAGGAATTTATCGGCAATAAAAACGTAGTGAAATTCATTGTCGTTCCCAAGAAAATCATTAATATCGTTATAAAATAA
- a CDS encoding electron transfer flavoprotein subunit alpha/FixB family protein — MDVAEYKGVYVIAEQFEGKLRNVAFELLGQGKILADTIGDEVGAVLIGHNVKPLAQELIASGAKKVYVYDDPKFENYNTTAYTKALTDFFEKVKPNVYLVGATNIGRDLGPRVANELKTGLTADCTSLAVDEDGKTIVWTRPALGGNIMAEIICRDNRPQMGTVRPNVFKKPEPDANATGEVIDMSVELTDADFLTKFIELIKLGGGGIKIEEADIIVSGGRGMNGSEPFTGMLKELADALGGAVGASRAAVDAGWIDALHQVGQTGKTVGPKIYVACGISGAIQHLAGMSGSDCVIAINKDEDAPIFKVCDYGIVGDAFQIVPMITEAIKKIKG, encoded by the coding sequence ATGGATGTAGCAGAATACAAAGGCGTATATGTAATCGCTGAACAATTTGAAGGCAAATTACGTAACGTAGCTTTCGAACTGTTGGGTCAGGGCAAAATACTGGCTGACACCATTGGTGACGAAGTTGGCGCTGTACTGATTGGCCATAACGTAAAACCCTTGGCACAGGAACTTATTGCCAGCGGTGCAAAAAAAGTGTATGTGTATGATGATCCTAAATTCGAAAATTACAACACGACGGCTTATACAAAAGCTTTAACGGATTTCTTTGAAAAAGTTAAACCGAATGTATATCTCGTTGGTGCTACGAATATTGGTCGTGATCTCGGCCCCCGCGTTGCCAATGAACTGAAAACGGGTTTAACTGCCGACTGCACGAGCCTGGCTGTTGATGAAGACGGCAAAACTATCGTCTGGACCCGTCCGGCACTGGGCGGTAACATCATGGCTGAAATCATTTGCCGTGACAATCGTCCGCAAATGGGTACAGTTCGTCCGAACGTATTCAAGAAACCGGAACCGGATGCCAATGCAACGGGTGAAGTTATCGATATGTCCGTAGAATTGACGGATGCTGATTTCTTGACGAAATTCATTGAACTCATTAAATTAGGCGGCGGCGGTATTAAAATTGAAGAAGCCGATATCATCGTTTCCGGTGGCCGCGGCATGAACGGTTCCGAACCGTTTACGGGTATGCTGAAAGAATTGGCTGACGCTCTTGGCGGTGCTGTCGGTGCTTCCCGTGCTGCTGTTGACGCCGGTTGGATTGACGCCCTTCATCAGGTCGGACAGACGGGTAAAACTGTCGGCCCGAAGATCTATGTTGCCTGCGGTATTTCCGGCGCCATTCAGCATTTAGCCGGTATGAGCGGCTCCGATTGCGTCATTGCAATCAATAAAGATGAAGATGCTCCGATTTTCAAAGTTTGCGATTATGGTATTGTCGGCGACGCTTTCCAGATCGTTCCGATGATTACGGAAGCTATTAAAAAGATTAAAGGTTAA
- the ylqF gene encoding ribosome biogenesis GTPase YlqF, producing the protein MLINWYPGHMAKAKRLIEENIKVIDVIVELVDARIPYSSANPMIGRLIGQKPSVLVLNKADLSDPQKVKAWTAYYAQGGRPVIALNSKDGKDVKGLLHLIRQLAAPKLAHWKARGLKTRSVRTMILGIPNVGKSTLINHLAGRRSAKTADKPGETKGKQWVSLAEKLELLDTPGVLWPKLENQVSAYRLAATGAISDTVFDMEDVVRQLITELTARYPEALRNRFKLDALPVTAAQTIEAIGRKRGCIVGGGTVDLEKTYKLILKDYREGRIGLISLDFPEDFAEGGEVR; encoded by the coding sequence ATGTTGATAAATTGGTATCCCGGCCACATGGCCAAAGCAAAGCGATTGATTGAAGAAAATATAAAGGTTATTGATGTTATTGTCGAACTGGTCGACGCCCGTATTCCCTATAGCAGCGCGAATCCGATGATCGGGCGGCTGATCGGTCAGAAACCGTCTGTGCTTGTACTGAATAAGGCTGATTTGTCGGATCCGCAAAAGGTGAAAGCGTGGACAGCATACTATGCTCAAGGGGGAAGGCCTGTCATCGCGCTGAACAGTAAGGACGGCAAAGATGTTAAGGGTTTGCTGCACCTGATCCGTCAGTTAGCGGCTCCAAAGCTGGCGCACTGGAAGGCGAGAGGGCTGAAAACGCGCTCGGTACGAACCATGATTTTAGGGATTCCCAATGTAGGCAAGTCGACGCTGATCAATCACCTTGCCGGAAGGCGTTCGGCAAAGACTGCCGACAAGCCCGGAGAGACAAAAGGAAAGCAGTGGGTGAGCCTTGCGGAAAAGTTGGAGTTGCTGGATACTCCCGGCGTATTGTGGCCGAAGCTGGAAAATCAGGTGAGCGCTTATCGCTTAGCGGCTACGGGAGCAATTTCCGATACGGTTTTTGATATGGAAGACGTAGTTCGGCAGTTGATTACAGAACTGACGGCGCGATATCCGGAAGCGTTGCGGAATCGATTTAAGCTTGACGCACTGCCGGTGACGGCGGCGCAAACAATTGAGGCGATCGGCAGAAAGCGGGGATGCATTGTCGGCGGCGGTACGGTAGACTTGGAAAAAACGTATAAGCTGATTTTGAAAGATTACCGGGAAGGGCGTATCGGTTTAATTTCATTGGATTTTCCGGAAGATTTTGCCGAAGGCGGTGAAGTGCGATGA
- the thrS gene encoding threonine--tRNA ligase, with the protein MAEIILKDGSKKEFADGISLYDAVQQLSNSLAKKVLVAKVDGVVTDLRRTIVNGSQVEFCTFDSQEGKDTLRHSAAHIMAQAIKRLYSDVKLAIGPAIQNGFYYDLDTEHRFAQDDFADIEAEMNKIVKENLPITAETLSRDEAIKLFTDLHEDYKVELINDLPADVAISIYRQGEYVDLCAGPHVERTGQVKAFKLQSVAGAYWRGDEKNKMLQRIYGTAFENQDQLEEYLTMLAEAEKRDHRKIGKEMDLFSFHEEGPGFPFFHNKGMVLRNTLLKFWNELHEEFGYEQISTPIILNRKLWEQSGHWDHYRDNMYFTTIDDEPYAIKPMNCPGGILIYKSNVHSYRDLPIRSAELGLVHRHELHGALHGLFRVRSFTQDDAHIFMLPSQIKQEIGSVLDLFDRAYKAFGLDYHVELSTRPEDSMGSDEIWELATQTLREAIEEKGVPYQINEGDGAFYGPKLDFHVKDSIGRTWQCGTIQLDMLMPERFDMTYIGEDGQKHRPVMIHRTCFGSIERFIGILIENYAGAFPVWLAPVQIKLLPISERHLSYAKRLQGQLKKLGVRAEVDESNEKIGYKIRKAQMEKVPYMGIIGDKEMEDNTISIRDRVKGDLGAKEIDDFIEHVCELSETRKG; encoded by the coding sequence ATGGCAGAAATAATTTTAAAAGACGGCAGTAAAAAAGAATTTGCCGATGGGATTTCTCTGTATGATGCTGTTCAACAATTGAGCAACAGCTTGGCGAAAAAAGTGTTGGTCGCAAAGGTAGACGGAGTGGTGACGGATTTACGCCGCACGATTGTTAATGGATCTCAAGTAGAGTTTTGCACTTTTGACAGCCAAGAAGGAAAAGATACGCTTCGTCATTCGGCGGCTCACATTATGGCGCAGGCTATTAAACGCCTTTACAGTGACGTAAAGCTCGCGATTGGTCCTGCTATTCAAAACGGTTTTTATTACGATCTGGATACGGAGCACCGTTTCGCGCAAGATGATTTTGCCGATATTGAAGCGGAAATGAATAAAATCGTTAAAGAAAATTTGCCGATAACGGCAGAAACGCTTTCCCGAGATGAAGCGATCAAACTTTTCACTGATTTGCATGAAGACTATAAAGTGGAATTGATTAACGATCTGCCCGCCGATGTTGCGATTTCCATTTACCGGCAGGGCGAATACGTTGATCTTTGCGCCGGTCCCCATGTAGAACGGACGGGGCAGGTAAAAGCCTTTAAATTGCAATCTGTTGCCGGGGCCTATTGGCGCGGCGATGAAAAGAATAAAATGTTGCAGCGAATTTACGGAACGGCTTTTGAAAACCAAGATCAACTGGAAGAATATTTGACGATGCTCGCAGAGGCGGAAAAGCGGGATCATCGCAAAATCGGGAAGGAAATGGATCTGTTCAGTTTTCATGAAGAAGGGCCCGGGTTCCCGTTCTTCCACAATAAAGGGATGGTTCTTCGTAACACGCTTTTGAAATTCTGGAATGAATTGCATGAAGAATTCGGCTATGAACAAATCAGCACGCCGATCATCTTGAATCGGAAATTGTGGGAGCAGTCGGGACATTGGGATCATTATCGCGATAATATGTATTTTACGACGATTGATGATGAACCGTACGCGATCAAGCCGATGAACTGTCCCGGAGGCATCTTGATTTATAAGAGTAATGTTCACAGCTACCGTGATCTGCCGATCCGTTCGGCTGAACTGGGCTTGGTACATCGTCATGAACTTCACGGCGCTTTGCACGGCCTCTTCCGTGTCCGCAGCTTCACGCAAGATGATGCGCATATTTTTATGCTTCCCAGTCAGATTAAACAGGAAATAGGCAGTGTCCTTGATCTTTTTGACAGAGCGTATAAGGCGTTCGGCTTGGATTATCATGTAGAGCTGTCAACTCGTCCGGAAGATTCCATGGGCAGTGATGAAATTTGGGAACTCGCAACGCAGACCTTACGTGAAGCTATTGAAGAAAAAGGCGTTCCTTATCAGATCAATGAGGGAGATGGCGCCTTCTACGGGCCGAAGCTGGATTTCCATGTCAAGGACTCCATCGGCCGTACCTGGCAGTGCGGCACGATTCAACTCGATATGCTGATGCCGGAACGGTTTGACATGACCTATATCGGTGAAGACGGGCAGAAGCATCGTCCCGTCATGATCCACCGGACCTGTTTCGGCAGCATTGAACGATTCATCGGTATTTTGATCGAAAACTATGCCGGTGCGTTTCCCGTATGGCTGGCTCCGGTACAGATCAAACTTTTGCCGATTTCGGAACGTCACCTGAGTTATGCCAAACGCTTGCAGGGGCAGCTCAAAAAACTCGGTGTTCGTGCGGAAGTTGATGAAAGCAATGAAAAGATCGGTTATAAGATTCGAAAGGCGCAGATGGAAAAGGTTCCCTATATGGGCATTATCGGTGACAAGGAAATGGAAGATAACACTATTTCCATACGCGACCGTGTCAAAGGGGACTTAGGCGCTAAGGAAATAGACGATTTCATCGAACATGTGTGCGAATTGTCGGAAACCCGCAAGGGATAA
- a CDS encoding acyl-CoA dehydrogenase has product MDFNYTEDQEMFVKLAKDFGVKKLLPTVTERDHKHEYDEALIEEMLGMGLAGTYFPEEFGGAGADVLSYIMTVEELAKYDAGVSITLSADVSLCANPIWQFGNEEQKKKYLTPLCEGTKLGAFGLTEPNAGTDASGQQTVAVKEGDHYVLNGSKIFITNGGAADIYVVFAMTDKTQGNKGISAFILEKGMEGFTFGKKEDKLGIHTSQTMELVFQDVKVPAENLLGEEGKGFKIAMMTLDGGRIGVAAQALGIAEAALEDAIKYSKERVQFGKPLCKFQAISFKLADMATKIEAARLLVYKAAMKKQEGKPFSVDAAMAKMYASDIAMEVTVDAVQIFGGYGYSEEYPVARHMRDAKITQIYEGTNEVQRMVTSGALLR; this is encoded by the coding sequence ATGGATTTTAATTACACAGAAGATCAGGAAATGTTTGTCAAATTGGCGAAAGATTTTGGCGTTAAGAAATTGTTGCCGACAGTTACGGAACGTGATCACAAGCATGAATATGACGAAGCTTTAATTGAAGAAATGCTGGGCATGGGCCTTGCTGGCACTTATTTCCCCGAAGAATTCGGCGGCGCCGGAGCCGACGTTTTGAGCTACATCATGACGGTTGAAGAATTGGCAAAATATGATGCCGGTGTTTCGATTACACTGTCTGCAGACGTTTCTCTCTGTGCTAATCCGATTTGGCAGTTCGGTAATGAAGAACAAAAGAAAAAATATTTGACGCCTCTTTGCGAAGGTACGAAATTGGGCGCATTCGGCTTGACGGAACCCAATGCCGGCACGGATGCTTCCGGACAGCAGACTGTTGCCGTTAAAGAAGGCGACCACTATGTATTGAACGGCTCCAAGATCTTCATCACCAACGGCGGCGCCGCTGATATTTATGTCGTATTCGCTATGACGGACAAGACTCAGGGCAATAAAGGCATCAGCGCTTTCATTCTGGAAAAAGGCATGGAAGGCTTCACATTCGGCAAGAAGGAAGACAAACTCGGTATCCATACTTCTCAAACGATGGAACTGGTGTTCCAGGATGTAAAAGTTCCTGCTGAAAATCTTCTCGGCGAAGAAGGCAAAGGCTTTAAGATTGCCATGATGACCTTGGACGGCGGCCGTATCGGCGTTGCTGCGCAGGCTCTCGGTATTGCTGAAGCAGCGTTGGAAGATGCAATCAAATATTCTAAAGAACGTGTACAGTTCGGCAAACCGCTTTGCAAATTCCAGGCTATTTCCTTCAAACTTGCCGATATGGCAACGAAAATTGAAGCAGCCCGTCTTCTCGTATACAAAGCAGCTATGAAGAAACAGGAAGGGAAACCGTTCTCCGTTGATGCTGCTATGGCTAAAATGTATGCTTCCGACATTGCTATGGAAGTTACCGTTGATGCCGTTCAGATCTTCGGCGGCTATGGCTACAGTGAAGAATATCCTGTTGCCCGTCATATGCGCGATGCTAAGATCACGCAGATTTATGAAGGAACGAACGAAGTACAGCGCATGGTTACTTCCGGCGCTCTCTTGCGGTAA
- a CDS encoding NUDIX hydrolase, translated as MIRELEVLRQRWASRDVIQSPCLNNRACAVLVPLVMDKGVPSLLFEVRSYDLQWQPGDICFPGGVIEADDSSSKEAALRETREELEMAAEEIAYFGPLDYLESPVGVTIWPHLGFLERVPTVKKSAEIDHLFTVPLNWFREERMETAKIELATRPVPGFPADIPYAGDRNSWKRRRTYDVYYCKYNEYVIWGITGHIIKNFLEITEDMQKNSVSVHLCSK; from the coding sequence TTGATTAGAGAACTTGAAGTCTTACGTCAAAGATGGGCGAGCAGAGACGTCATCCAATCACCTTGCCTGAACAACAGAGCCTGTGCGGTTCTGGTCCCGTTGGTTATGGATAAAGGGGTTCCGTCTCTGTTATTTGAGGTGCGCAGTTATGATCTGCAGTGGCAACCGGGCGATATCTGTTTTCCCGGTGGAGTAATCGAAGCTGATGATTCGTCGTCAAAAGAGGCGGCTTTGCGCGAAACCAGGGAAGAATTGGAAATGGCGGCAGAGGAAATCGCATATTTCGGTCCTCTGGACTATCTGGAGTCTCCCGTCGGAGTTACGATCTGGCCTCATCTCGGCTTTTTAGAGCGAGTGCCGACAGTTAAGAAAAGCGCTGAAATTGATCATCTCTTCACAGTTCCGTTGAATTGGTTTCGTGAAGAACGAATGGAAACTGCCAAAATTGAATTGGCGACACGGCCCGTACCCGGTTTTCCGGCTGATATTCCTTATGCAGGCGATCGTAATTCGTGGAAACGCCGAAGAACATATGATGTCTATTACTGTAAGTATAATGAATATGTTATTTGGGGCATTACGGGCCACATCATCAAAAATTTTCTGGAAATAACGGAGGATATGCAAAAAAATTCGGTGTCTGTTCATTTATGTTCTAAATAG